The following is a genomic window from Egicoccus sp. AB-alg2.
GTCGAGCAGTGCCAGCCAGTGCTCGACGTCGCCGCCGGCGTCCGGGCCGTAGTCGCGGACGACCGCCGGCCACGACACGTCGTCGCCCTCCCACCAGCGCACCACGCCGGGCTCGTTCAACCACGCGTGCAGCAGCGGCAGGTCGTCGGCCGCCAGTCGACGGAAGCGCACGTGCACCGCCGCCGGCGGCGTCCGCGGCGGCGCAGGCGGCGTCCGCGGTGGCTCCGGTGCGTGCACCAGTTCGACGCACGGCGCGATCGCACGGTGATGGAGGTACATGACGGCTCCTCGCCGAGTCGGCCGCCACCGAGCGTGGAGGACACCGCACGCCGGCTGGTGAGGAATCGATGAGGACGCGGTGCTCCTGGCCGGCGCGCCTCGAGGAGACACGGCGTGCCGTGCCTACCAGTCGTCGCCGTCGCGCGCCTCGCAGACCATCGGAGCGTTCAACGGCAGTGCGCGGGTGGCGCCGAAGCGCAGCACCATGATCCCGTCGTCCTCGTCGGGGGTCCGGGTGAGCGCGGTGCCGTCACGGACGTAGGTCGGGCCCTGCCACCGCTCCCAGCCCAGGCGCTCGTAGAAGGCGTGTCGCCCTGTGGAGAGCACACCCAGGTCGTGCCGTCGGCGCAACAGCTCGGCCACCTCGGCCATCACCGCCGAGCCGTGACCACGGCCCTGGGCGGACGGGGAGGTCGCAACGGCTTCGACGTATTCGCAGTCCACGAGGCGCCCTGCGGCCTCGAGTCCGCGTCGCACGAGGGCGGCGTGTGCGAGCACCTCGTCGTCCTGCAGCAGCACGACGTGCCAACCCCCGAGCGCGTGTTCCCAGTCCGTCTCGCCGAAGTCGTCACCGAAGGCCGCCGACATCAGTGCTCGCGCCTTCGCGAGGAGCCCGGCGGGAGCCGCTCCGGTCGCGAAGACCCGGAGCGTGCTCATGCGGCGTCGGGGACCGATGCCGTCCGGGGTCGGCGGATGCGCCAGGCCGCGACGCCGAGGGTGCCGACGAGCACCGCCAGGACGCCGAAGCGGGCCAGCGCGTCGGTCGCCACGGCCTGGCCGGGTTCGCGGTTCGCGAAGGCGTCGCTGACCTGGAAGAGCAGCAGCATGGTGAAGATCGTGAAGGCGGCGATGATCGCCGGGCGGCTGCCACGCCAGACCAGCGTGCCAAGAGCGACGGTGACGAGCCCCACCGCCACCAGACCGCCCGCGATGCCGGCCGACAGGCGTACCAGCTCGGTGAGGAAGCTGACCAGGCCGAAAGCGACGTTCAGGGCCCCGACGAGAATCAGGACGGTCCCGGCGAGTCGGGAGCTCCAGTGACCGGCGTCCGCCGCGGCCGGCCGGCCGTGTCCCCTGGCCATCGCGTCCCTCCCGCGAGTTCAACAGTTCTTCAGGGAATCTTCCGTTCCCCGCCATCCTAGGCACCTAGGGTCGCCCGTCGGAGTCATTTTGCCGTGGCCCACGCGGGTCATCTAACGGGACGGCTCCATGCGTCAATGGGAGGATGCATGGCAACCACACTGCGGCGCCCGATCAGTATCGGTCTGGTCCTGGCGCTCGTACTCACGTTCTCCGCGCTCATGTCGAAGCCGGCGCAGGCTCACGACTCGTGCGCGATCGCTCAACCCGCGGCGAGTGGTCCACTCGGGCTGGTCCTCGCCGCGGTCAACGTCTTCTCGGCCTTCCTGCCGACCGAAGCTGCCTGCGAGGACAAGTTCGCCGAGGTCGAGGTGAAGCTCACCCGCGACTGGGGGAGTGACGCCGAGGCGCAGGCCAGCGCCGCCTCCGAGCCGCGCTACAACGCCTCGCGCGCCAATCCTCGTAGCAGCGCGCCGGACACGTTCGCGCCCTGCAAGGACGGCATGGCCGCGGACTTCTTCCCCTGTGACGGGGTCGACCTGCTGAGCCACGTCTCGCACGCGGAGCTCGGCACGTCGTTCGTCAACGACATCTGGGGTTGGACGGATCCGCAGACGCGCAAGGACTACGCGCTGGTCGGTTCGTCCACCGGCACGGTCTTCGTCGACATCAGCGATCCACGCCGACCCGTCGTGCTGGGCAAGCTGCCGACCGCGTCGTCGCAGGGCGGCTCGTCCTGGCGCGACATCAAGGTCTACGAGAACCACGCCTACGTCGTCTCCGAGCACACGAACCACGGTGTACAGGTCTTCGACCTGACGCGGCTCCGTGACTGGAACGGCTCCTACACGACCTACGACGTCGATGCGCACTACACCGGACACGGCTCGGCCCACAACATCGCCATCAACGAGGACACGGGATACGCGTACTCGGTCGGTGCGGGGCCCTACACGGTCGCGGGACTGCCCAACGTCGTCGTCGTCAACGAGCCCTCCGCCGCCGCCGGTCAGTACCAGGCGACCGGTGCGGCCTTCGGACCGGCACCGACGGGCGAGCTGCTGACCGGTGAGTTCGCCGTCGTCGACGACGGCACGGCGCTGCCGAACGAGGGCTGCCATGCGCTGCAGGACTTCCCTGCGGGCGCGATCGCCATCGCCGACCGCGGCACCTGCCCGTTCACGGACAAGGTGCTAAACGCCCAGGCCGCCGGTGCGGTCGCGGTCGTCATCGCCAACAACGTGGCCGGGTCACCGATCACGGTCGGCGGTGCGGCCCCGGGCATCGAGATCCCGACGGTCATGGTGAGCCAGGCCGACGCGAACGCGATCAAGGCGGGTCTGCCGGCCGCCGGGGGTGTGAGTGCCAACCCGGCCGTCATCCAGTGCGGGACCGGCCTGCACATGATCGACATCAACGAGCCCAAGAACCCGACGTTCGCGGGCTGCTTCGACGACAACGGCTACGTCCACGACACCCAGTGCGTGCTCTACGACGGCCCGGATGCGGACTTCCACGGTCGGGAGATCTGCTTCAACTCCAACGGCCTGTCCTACAGCACCTCGGCGGGGACGAACTTCGTCTCCATCGTCGACGTGACCGACAAGTCGAACCCGGAGAACCTGGCGGTGCTGGAGTACGAGGGGTCCGGCTACTCCCACCAGGGATGGCTGACGCCCGACTCCGCCTGGTTCCTCCACGGCGACGAAGGCGACGAGCAGCTGCGCGGCGTCAACACGACGACCCGCGTCTGGGACGTCACCGACCTGCGCAACCCGTTCGTGGACTCGGTCTTCGTCAACGACACGACGTCGATCGACCACAACCTCTACACGCAGGGTCGCTACGCGTACGCCTCGAACTACACGACGGGTCTGCGGGTGTACGACACCAGCGACCTCGCCGGTGAAGGTCTGTCCGAGGTCGCCTACTTCGACGTCTACCCGGAGAACGACAACGCGACGTTCGAGGGCGGGACCTGGAGCAACTACCCGTACTTCCGGCAGAAGGGTGTCGTCGCGGTGAGCAGCATCGACCGCGGACTGTTCATCCTCCAGCCGCGAGTCGGCCGCGACGGCAACTGACCACGACCGGGGACCGGGGGCGCCGCCAGCTGGTGGCGCCCCCGTCACGTTCGGCTCCGCTGCGCGTACCCCGGCGTCAGGCGCTCGTGGCGAGTTCGTGACCTGCTGCCGACACGTCGCGGATCCCCAGCCCGGTGAGGGCGAACCGTAGGCCCACCCCCATCGCCATCGGTGCCCAGCTCACGGCAGGTCGTCCTCGGCGCCGTCCCACGGATGGACGGAAGTAGCGGGGACGCGTGCACCACGGGTGATTACCGTGAGCCCATGGCGGAGTCCGGCGAACCAGCAGTGCAGGGTCAGCGCCGCGGACTGAGGGATGCGGCCCAGGCGGCGCATGCGGATCTCGGTCGCATCCGCGGCACGCTGACGGAGGAACAGCGTGCGGCATCGCCATCGCGAGCCCTCGTCACGCTCGTCGCGCACTGGCGCGACCACCGGCCCGTCTACCAGACCCTGGCGCGGTTGGTCGGCGACGAGGCGCGCGAGGCCATCATCCGCGAGCTGGAGGGCTGGAAGCGCGAGCTCGACGAGCAGCTGGGCACCTCCGAGCGGTCGGTCGAGGCCTCGGTGCGGCGATTGGAGTCGCAACTCGCGGCGTCGGAACCGGGCATCGGTCGCGCCGAACTCCTGATCGAACTCGCCGAACTCCATGCCAGCCGCCAGGACGATCGCGAGGCGCAGCGGCGGTTCCACGCCGCCGAGGAGGAGCTCGCGCCCCACCAGCCGCGGACGACGGGCGCCGGGATCGCGGATGTCTTGGTCGACGCGCTGCCCGGTGTCCTGCAGGGCGAGGCGCCGCGCCTGCGCGCGGAACTCGAGGCGGTCATCCGCACCTCGAAGCTGCTGCAGCGGGTCTACGACGGCCTGGCGCGTGTGGTGCAGGACCCTGCCGAGGCGAAGCGATACCTCGACCGACGACGCGAGCTGGACATGAACCTGGCACCCGGC
Proteins encoded in this region:
- a CDS encoding GNAT family N-acetyltransferase, whose protein sequence is MSTLRVFATGAAPAGLLAKARALMSAAFGDDFGETDWEHALGGWHVVLLQDDEVLAHAALVRRGLEAAGRLVDCEYVEAVATSPSAQGRGHGSAVMAEVAELLRRRHDLGVLSTGRHAFYERLGWERWQGPTYVRDGTALTRTPDEDDGIMVLRFGATRALPLNAPMVCEARDGDDW
- a CDS encoding choice-of-anchor B family protein gives rise to the protein MATTLRRPISIGLVLALVLTFSALMSKPAQAHDSCAIAQPAASGPLGLVLAAVNVFSAFLPTEAACEDKFAEVEVKLTRDWGSDAEAQASAASEPRYNASRANPRSSAPDTFAPCKDGMAADFFPCDGVDLLSHVSHAELGTSFVNDIWGWTDPQTRKDYALVGSSTGTVFVDISDPRRPVVLGKLPTASSQGGSSWRDIKVYENHAYVVSEHTNHGVQVFDLTRLRDWNGSYTTYDVDAHYTGHGSAHNIAINEDTGYAYSVGAGPYTVAGLPNVVVVNEPSAAAGQYQATGAAFGPAPTGELLTGEFAVVDDGTALPNEGCHALQDFPAGAIAIADRGTCPFTDKVLNAQAAGAVAVVIANNVAGSPITVGGAAPGIEIPTVMVSQADANAIKAGLPAAGGVSANPAVIQCGTGLHMIDINEPKNPTFAGCFDDNGYVHDTQCVLYDGPDADFHGREICFNSNGLSYSTSAGTNFVSIVDVTDKSNPENLAVLEYEGSGYSHQGWLTPDSAWFLHGDEGDEQLRGVNTTTRVWDVTDLRNPFVDSVFVNDTTSIDHNLYTQGRYAYASNYTTGLRVYDTSDLAGEGLSEVAYFDVYPENDNATFEGGTWSNYPYFRQKGVVAVSSIDRGLFILQPRVGRDGN